A single region of the Montipora capricornis isolate CH-2021 chromosome 13, ASM3666992v2, whole genome shotgun sequence genome encodes:
- the LOC138028280 gene encoding uncharacterized protein produces MTWTRGFRSFSQISPTWCSSTWLGLASAGLKEEIVSEPVIVKIGLIEVCPNPSLLSESLGDGRTRATSESTEAAEEVEGLQVSFGECLTSFQSVVFVKAFTEEKARIKELSNHFMLMWDPPSRLLFSCY; encoded by the exons ATGACCTGGACAAGAGGCTTTAGATCCTTCTCACAAATTTCACCAACTTGGTGTTCATCAACTTGGCTCG GACTAGCTTCAGCTGGCTTGAAGGAGGAAATAGTCAGCGAGCCTGTCATTGTTAAGATAGGATTGATAGAG GTTTGCCCAAACCCTTCATTACTTTCTGAAAGCTTAGGTGATGGCCGTACAAGAGCAACAAGCGAAAGTACAGAAGCAGCTGAGGAAGTTGAAGGTCTGCAAGTCAGTTTTGGCGAGTGTCTGACAAGTTTTCAGAGCGTGGTGTTTGTGAAGGCTTTCACAGAAGAGAAG GCTCGTATCAAAGAACTCTCTAATCACTTTATGCTTATGTGGGACCCACCATCACGCCTCTTGTTTTCATGTTATTGA